In Actinoplanes derwentensis, the following proteins share a genomic window:
- the eboE gene encoding metabolite traffic protein EboE gives MRLRHRSGRTLHLSYCTNVHPAEDLPGIVAQLDAFAVPVRKRLDTDVLGLGLWLAAPAAAELAADPRARRRLRTELDTRGLEVVTLNGFPYAAFQAPVVKHAVYRPDWTTEDRLRYTLDLARVLTDLLPDDAARGSISTLPLAWRDPWRPDQRDIAARNLDRLAAGLAEIEDQTGRPVRVGFEPEPGCVVENTTQATELLAAVDTGRLGICLDLAHLACAWEEPAEALHRLSQQGLPVVKVQVSAALEVADPVAARDVLQQYAEPRFLHQTRSAHGPATDDLDEALAAGLPGPWRVHFHVPLHVAPAPPLASTTKVLETALHHLMAADEPWCDHLDVETYTWDVLPVDRRPAGPAELADGIAGELAYARDLLHEQVAE, from the coding sequence ATGCGTTTGCGGCATCGCAGCGGACGGACGCTGCACCTGAGTTACTGCACCAACGTGCATCCGGCCGAGGACCTGCCCGGCATCGTGGCGCAACTCGACGCGTTCGCGGTGCCGGTCCGCAAACGGCTCGACACCGACGTACTCGGCCTCGGCTTGTGGCTGGCCGCCCCGGCCGCCGCCGAACTGGCCGCCGACCCGCGGGCCCGGCGACGGCTGCGCACCGAACTGGACACCCGCGGCCTGGAAGTGGTGACCCTCAACGGTTTTCCGTACGCCGCGTTCCAGGCTCCGGTGGTCAAACATGCCGTCTACCGCCCGGACTGGACCACCGAGGACCGGCTGCGTTACACGCTGGACCTGGCCCGGGTGCTGACCGATCTGCTGCCCGACGACGCCGCCCGCGGTTCGATCTCGACCCTGCCACTGGCCTGGCGTGATCCGTGGCGTCCCGACCAGCGCGACATCGCCGCCCGCAACCTGGATCGGCTCGCCGCCGGACTGGCCGAGATCGAGGACCAGACCGGCCGTCCGGTACGGGTGGGCTTCGAACCGGAACCCGGCTGCGTCGTCGAGAACACCACCCAGGCCACCGAACTGCTGGCAGCGGTCGACACCGGCCGTCTCGGCATCTGCCTCGACCTGGCCCACCTGGCGTGCGCTTGGGAGGAACCCGCCGAAGCCCTGCACCGCCTGTCCCAACAGGGACTGCCGGTGGTGAAGGTGCAGGTCAGTGCCGCTCTGGAGGTCGCCGACCCGGTCGCGGCCCGAGATGTGCTGCAGCAGTACGCCGAACCCCGGTTCCTGCATCAGACCCGCTCGGCGCACGGCCCCGCGACCGACGACCTGGACGAGGCGCTGGCCGCCGGCCTGCCCGGTCCGTGGCGGGTGCATTTCCACGTGCCGCTGCACGTCGCCCCCGCACCACCGCTGGCGAGCACCACGAAAGTCCTGGAGACCGCGCTGCACCACCTGATGGCCGCCGACGAACCGTGGTGCGACCACCTGGACGTGGAGACCTACACCTGGGACGTGCTGCCCGTCGACCGGCGCCCGGCCGGCCCGGCGGAACTGGCCGACGGCATCGCCGGGGAACTGGCGTACGCCCGCGATCTTCTCCACGAGCAGGTGGCAGAGTGA
- a CDS encoding TatD family hydrolase has translation MRIFDPHIHMTSRTTDDYQRMAAAGVRAVVEPAFWLGQPRTSAGSFADYFDALVGWEPFRAAQFGIRHHATIALNPKEANDPRCREALALVPRYLDKDSVVAVGEVGYDAMTPEEDEVFAAQLAMAVEYELPALVHTPHRDKARGVDRTLAVVKESGIAMDHVVVDHLNEVTIGAVHDAGCWMGFSIYPDTKMSPDRMVQILRDHGTARILVNSAADWGRSDPLLTLRTGEAMLAAGFTDDDVDRVLWRNPVEFYGQSGRLDLTDILEKEATFEGSSILRGGS, from the coding sequence ATGCGCATCTTCGACCCGCACATCCACATGACGTCCCGGACCACCGACGACTACCAGCGGATGGCCGCCGCCGGGGTCCGCGCGGTCGTCGAACCGGCGTTCTGGCTGGGCCAGCCCCGCACCAGCGCCGGCTCGTTCGCCGACTACTTCGACGCGCTCGTGGGCTGGGAACCGTTCCGGGCCGCCCAGTTCGGGATCCGGCACCACGCCACCATCGCGCTGAACCCGAAGGAGGCGAACGACCCGCGCTGCCGGGAAGCTCTCGCCCTGGTGCCCCGCTACCTGGACAAGGACTCGGTGGTGGCGGTCGGTGAGGTCGGCTACGACGCGATGACACCGGAGGAGGACGAGGTCTTCGCCGCGCAGCTCGCGATGGCTGTCGAGTACGAGCTGCCCGCGCTGGTGCACACGCCGCATCGGGACAAGGCGCGCGGTGTGGACCGTACCCTCGCGGTGGTCAAGGAGTCCGGCATCGCGATGGATCACGTGGTGGTGGACCACCTCAACGAGGTCACGATCGGGGCGGTGCACGACGCGGGCTGCTGGATGGGTTTCTCCATCTACCCGGACACCAAGATGTCACCGGACCGGATGGTCCAGATCCTGCGTGACCACGGCACGGCCCGGATCCTGGTCAATTCGGCCGCCGACTGGGGCCGATCGGACCCGCTGCTGACGTTGCGCACCGGGGAGGCGATGCTGGCCGCCGGGTTCACCGACGACGACGTGGACCGGGTGCTGTGGCGTAATCCGGTGGAGTTCTACGGCCAGTCCGGACGCCTGGACCTGACCGACATTCTCGAAAAAGAGGCCACCTTCGAGGGCAGTTCCATCCTGCGGGGTGGTAGCTGA
- a CDS encoding EboA domain-containing protein, translating to MDPHNAWLEAGVARVAADPPSITRLFAAAGRHCAREEKEAARARLLLALPAADLPRYVDDLYRHGDANEKLAVLKALPQLPIGAEAVPLLHDAIRTNDTRLVAAALGPYARHLDQPAWRQSVLKCVFMGIPLAVVDRLTDRADAELAAMTAGLRDERAAAGRSFPEDARSLLEV from the coding sequence ATGGACCCGCACAACGCTTGGCTCGAAGCCGGTGTGGCCCGGGTGGCCGCCGACCCACCGAGCATCACCCGGCTGTTCGCCGCGGCCGGACGGCACTGTGCCCGGGAGGAGAAGGAGGCCGCCCGAGCCCGTCTGCTGCTCGCCCTGCCCGCCGCCGACCTGCCCCGATATGTCGACGACCTGTACCGGCACGGCGACGCGAACGAAAAACTGGCCGTCCTCAAAGCGCTACCGCAACTACCGATCGGCGCGGAGGCCGTGCCGCTGCTGCACGACGCGATCCGTACCAACGACACCCGGCTGGTGGCCGCGGCTCTCGGCCCGTACGCCCGGCACCTGGATCAGCCCGCGTGGCGGCAGTCGGTCCTGAAATGCGTGTTCATGGGCATACCCCTGGCGGTGGTGGATCGCTTGACCGACCGGGCCGACGCCGAACTCGCGGCGATGACCGCCGGGCTGCGCGACGAACGGGCCGCCGCCGGCCGCTCTTTCCCGGAGGACGCACGAAGTCTGCTGGAGGTTTGA
- a CDS encoding sugar phosphate isomerase/epimerase family protein, translating to MSKSTNGGRDAGESANGGRDKSKSTNGGRCKGETPGGLRFGYGTNGFSNHRLTDALAVLADLGYDGVALTLDHGHLNPYAKNVSRRVDALAERLARLGMSVVIETGARFLLDRWHKHAPTLLHDERARRIDFLQRAVTIGADLGAEAVSFWAGVKPADVDDTTAWQRLVNGCAEVLSTAQQHAMPLGFEPEPGMLVQDIADWHRLHAALGEPAGFGITLDIGHCRCLESLPVPDCVTAVADHLVNVQIDDMRRGVHEHLEFGTGEIDFPPVLAALERAGYRGLVAVELPRHSHAAPTVAADSLRFLKAA from the coding sequence ATGAGCAAAAGCACGAACGGCGGCCGCGACGCGGGTGAAAGCGCGAACGGTGGCCGCGATAAGAGCAAAAGCACGAACGGCGGCCGCTGCAAGGGCGAAACCCCAGGCGGACTGCGATTCGGGTACGGCACCAACGGTTTCAGCAACCACCGCCTGACCGACGCGCTGGCAGTACTGGCCGACCTCGGCTACGACGGCGTAGCGCTCACCTTGGACCACGGGCACCTCAACCCGTACGCCAAAAATGTCTCCCGCCGAGTCGACGCGCTGGCCGAACGTCTGGCCCGCCTCGGGATGTCGGTGGTGATCGAAACCGGCGCCCGCTTCCTGCTCGACCGGTGGCACAAACACGCGCCGACCCTGCTGCACGACGAACGTGCCCGCCGCATCGACTTCCTGCAGCGAGCCGTGACGATCGGCGCCGACCTGGGCGCGGAGGCCGTCTCGTTCTGGGCCGGTGTGAAACCCGCCGACGTCGATGACACCACGGCCTGGCAGCGGCTGGTGAACGGCTGCGCCGAAGTCCTGTCCACCGCCCAGCAGCACGCGATGCCACTGGGTTTCGAACCGGAACCGGGCATGCTGGTCCAGGACATAGCCGACTGGCACCGCCTGCACGCGGCCCTCGGCGAACCAGCCGGTTTCGGCATCACTCTCGACATCGGCCATTGCCGCTGCCTGGAGTCGCTGCCGGTGCCCGACTGCGTGACCGCCGTGGCCGATCACCTGGTCAACGTGCAGATCGACGACATGCGCCGCGGCGTCCACGAGCACTTGGAGTTCGGCACCGGCGAGATCGACTTCCCACCCGTGCTGGCCGCGCTGGAGCGGGCTGGTTACCGAGGCCTGGTAGCCGTCGAACTACCCCGCCACTCGCACGCCGCCCCGACGGTGGCGGCCGACTCCCTGCGATTCCTCAAAGCCGCCTGA
- a CDS encoding SCO3242 family prenyltransferase — MTDRSEPGHRTADVTGRREPRHRTGWRDLVELTRAPAALSVPGDVVAGAAAAGVLRPRTLATAAASVCLYWAGMAANDLADRHVDAVERPHRPIPSGRVSPATAGGIAAGLTVAGLAIAVTAGGRRQIPVAVSLAGAIWLYDLGAKNTVAGPAVMATCRGLNVLLGTGGRWRPAVPSALVVAAHTYTVTVLSQREVEGAEPSLPRRTLAATAAVAVAAAGARSGRRMLGAAALATWYLARYGAAQRRAAEDPTAARVQDAVTAGITTLPVLQGALAARSGAGAAGVATAVLAPAAARLARKVAAT, encoded by the coding sequence GTGACCGACCGAAGCGAACCCGGTCACCGAACTGCGGATGTGACCGGCCGCCGCGAACCTCGGCATCGGACCGGGTGGCGTGACCTGGTCGAACTCACCCGGGCGCCGGCCGCGCTGTCGGTGCCGGGTGACGTCGTGGCCGGTGCTGCCGCCGCCGGGGTGCTCAGGCCGCGCACGCTGGCGACGGCTGCCGCGTCGGTGTGCCTGTACTGGGCCGGGATGGCCGCCAACGACCTCGCGGACCGGCATGTCGACGCGGTCGAGCGTCCGCACCGGCCGATCCCGTCCGGCCGGGTGTCACCGGCCACCGCTGGCGGGATCGCCGCCGGGCTGACCGTGGCCGGGCTGGCCATCGCGGTCACGGCCGGTGGGCGACGGCAGATCCCGGTGGCGGTGTCGCTGGCCGGGGCGATCTGGTTGTACGACCTGGGCGCCAAGAACACCGTCGCGGGCCCGGCGGTGATGGCCACCTGCCGGGGCCTGAACGTGCTGCTCGGCACCGGCGGACGCTGGCGGCCCGCGGTGCCGTCCGCGCTGGTGGTGGCCGCGCACACCTACACGGTGACCGTTTTGTCCCAGCGCGAGGTGGAGGGCGCGGAACCGTCGCTGCCCCGGCGCACGCTGGCCGCCACCGCGGCGGTGGCCGTCGCCGCAGCCGGGGCCCGGTCCGGTCGCCGGATGCTCGGCGCGGCAGCTCTGGCCACCTGGTATCTGGCCCGCTACGGGGCGGCGCAACGTCGCGCGGCCGAGGACCCCACCGCGGCCCGGGTCCAGGACGCTGTCACCGCCGGTATCACCACCCTTCCGGTGTTGCAGGGCGCGCTGGCCGCGAGGTCCGGTGCCGGAGCGGCAGGCGTGGCCACCGCGGTCCTCGCCCCCGCAGCGGCCCGCCTGGCCCGAAAGGTGGCCGCGACATGA
- a CDS encoding inositol-3-phosphate synthase codes for MSLGVWLVGGRGSVAVTSIVGAFALRAGLAPPTGCVTELPEFRSSGLAGFGDLVFGGHDPSPIPLTKKAEQLGDAGVVPAALVRALHDDLAAADAEIRPVPDGPDQAITAARLVADLVDFRQRHALDRVVVINVSSTEPAPEPHPAHDTIDALEDALRTGATILPPSALYAYAAFTAGCPFVDFTPSAGARLPALAELARRQGLPHAGHDGKTGETLLKSVLAPMFAHRHLQVRTWSGMNLLGGGDGATLTDPGANAAKSASKQRVLAETLGYQPQGVVRIDYVEDLGDFKTAWDLISFNGFLGTGMRLEFTWHGCDSALAAPLILDLARLTGAAHAAGHTGPLTELAFFFKDPLGDGPHGLADQWQTLTAFAAALGAGPQA; via the coding sequence ATGTCCTTGGGAGTCTGGCTGGTCGGTGGGCGCGGCAGCGTCGCCGTGACCAGCATCGTCGGAGCATTCGCGCTGCGTGCCGGACTGGCGCCGCCCACCGGTTGTGTCACCGAACTACCCGAGTTCCGCTCGTCCGGGCTCGCCGGATTCGGTGACCTGGTGTTCGGCGGCCACGACCCGTCACCGATACCGCTGACCAAGAAGGCCGAACAACTCGGCGACGCCGGGGTGGTACCGGCCGCCCTGGTCCGGGCACTGCACGACGACCTGGCCGCCGCCGACGCCGAGATCCGGCCGGTACCGGACGGCCCCGATCAAGCCATCACCGCCGCCCGGCTGGTCGCCGACCTGGTCGACTTCCGGCAGCGGCACGCCCTGGACCGGGTCGTGGTGATCAACGTGTCGTCCACCGAACCCGCCCCGGAACCACACCCCGCCCACGACACCATCGACGCTCTCGAGGACGCGCTGCGCACCGGCGCGACTATCCTGCCACCGAGCGCCCTGTACGCGTACGCCGCGTTCACCGCCGGTTGCCCGTTCGTCGACTTCACCCCGTCGGCCGGTGCCCGCCTGCCCGCCCTGGCCGAACTGGCCCGCCGGCAGGGACTGCCGCACGCCGGACACGACGGCAAGACCGGTGAGACGCTGCTCAAATCGGTGCTGGCGCCGATGTTCGCCCACCGGCACCTGCAGGTTCGTACCTGGTCGGGAATGAACCTGCTCGGCGGCGGCGACGGGGCCACCCTCACCGACCCGGGTGCCAACGCCGCCAAGTCCGCCAGCAAACAGCGCGTCCTCGCGGAGACCCTCGGCTACCAGCCGCAAGGTGTGGTCCGCATCGACTACGTCGAAGACCTCGGCGACTTCAAGACCGCCTGGGACCTGATCAGCTTCAACGGCTTCCTCGGCACCGGCATGCGCCTGGAATTCACCTGGCACGGCTGCGACTCGGCCCTGGCCGCACCCCTGATCCTCGACCTGGCCCGCCTCACCGGCGCCGCCCACGCCGCCGGCCACACCGGCCCGCTGACCGAACTGGCGTTCTTCTTCAAGGACCCGCTCGGCGACGGCCCGCACGGCCTGGCCGACCAGTGGCAGACCCTGACCGCGTTCGCCGCCGCCCTCGGCGCCGGACCCCAGGCATGA